A genomic stretch from Alosa sapidissima isolate fAloSap1 chromosome 3, fAloSap1.pri, whole genome shotgun sequence includes:
- the LOC121705667 gene encoding endochitinase A1-like isoform X8, translating into MISFPLWLFMVALSGCSTAVHAGLLGGHPCSTVLASAASTVPSSTASTVPASTVPASAVPTSTASKVPTSTASKVPTSTASAVSSSTAPTSTASKVPTSTASKVPTSTASAVSSSTVPTSTAPTSTASKVPTSTASAVSSSTAPTSTASKVPTSTAPTSTASKVPTSTASKVPTSTASAVSSSTAPTSTASKVPTSTVPTSTASKVPTSTASKVPSSTVPSSTASKVPTSTTSKVPSTVPRRLRLAHR; encoded by the exons ATGATTTCATTTCCACTGTGGCTCTTCATGGTGGCACTGA GTGGGTGTTCCACTGCAGTACACGCTG GCCTACTTGGAGGGCACCCCTGCTCTACAGTGCTCGCCTCTGCAGCCTCTACAGTGCCCTCCTCTACAGCCTCTACAGTGCCCGCCTCTACAGTGCCCGCCTCTGCA GTGCCCACCTCTACAGCCTCTAAAGTGCCCACCTCTACAGCCTCTAAAGTGCCCAcctctacagcctctgcagtgTCCTCCTCTACAGCGCCCACCTCTACAGCCTCCAAAGTGCCCACCTCTACAGCCTCCAAAGTGCCCACCTCTACAGCCTCCGCAGTGTCCTCCTCTACAGTGCCCACCTCTACAGCGCCCACCTCTACAGCCTCTAAAGTGCCCAcctctacagcctctgcagtgTCCTCCTCTACAGCGCCCACCTCTACAGCCTCCAAAGTGCCCACCTCTACAGCGCCCACCTCTACAGCCTCTAAAGTGCCCACCTCTACAGCCTCTAAAGTGCCCAcctctacagcctctgcagtgTCCTCCTCTACAGCGCCCACCTCTACAGCCTCCAAAGTGCCCACCTCTACAGTGCCCACCTCTACAGCCTCTAAAGTGCCCACCTCTACAGCCTCTAAAGTGCCCTCCTCTACAGTGCCCTCCTCTACAGCCTCTAAAGTGCCCACCTCTACAACCTCTAAAGTGCCCTCTACAGTGCCTCGTAGACTCAG GCTTGCCCACCGTTAA
- the LOC121705667 gene encoding endochitinase A1-like isoform X7 — protein MISFPLWLFMVALSGCSTAVHAGLLGGHPCSTVLASAASTVPSSTASTVPASTVPASAVPTSTASKVPTSTASAVSSSTAPTSTASKVPTSTASKVPTSTASKVPTSTASAVSSSTVPTSTASKVPTSTASKVPTSTASKVPTSTASAVSSSTAPTSTASKVPTSTASKVPTSTASAVSSSTVPTSTASKVPTSTASAVSSSTAPTSTASKVPTSTVPTSTASKVPTSTASKVPSSTVPSSTASKVPTSTTSKVPSTVPRRLRLAHR, from the exons ATGATTTCATTTCCACTGTGGCTCTTCATGGTGGCACTGA GTGGGTGTTCCACTGCAGTACACGCTG GCCTACTTGGAGGGCACCCCTGCTCTACAGTGCTCGCCTCTGCAGCCTCTACAGTGCCCTCCTCTACAGCCTCTACAGTGCCCGCCTCTACAGTGCCCGCCTCTGCAGTGCCCACCTCTACAGCCTCTAAAGTGCCCAcctctacagcctctgcagtgTCCTCCTCTACAGCGCCCACCTCTACAGCCTCCAAAGTGCCCACCTCTACAGCCTCCAAAGTGCCCACCTCTACAGCCTCCAAAGTGCCCACCTCTACAGCCTCCGCAGTGTCCTCCTCTACAGTGCCCACCTCTACAGCCTCTAAAGTGCCCACCTCTACAGCCTCTAAAGTGCCCACCTCTACAGCCTCTAAAGTGCCCAcctctacagcctctgcagtgTCCTCCTCTACAGCGCCCACCTCTACAGCCTCCAAAGTGCCCACCTCTACAGCCTCCAAAGTGCCCACCTCTACAGCCTCCGCAGTGTCCTCCTCTACA GTGCCCACCTCTACAGCCTCTAAAGTGCCCAcctctacagcctctgcagtgTCCTCCTCTACAGCGCCCACCTCTACAGCCTCCAAAGTGCCCACCTCTACAGTGCCCACCTCTACAGCCTCTAAAGTGCCCACCTCTACAGCCTCTAAAGTGCCCTCCTCTACAGTGCCCTCCTCTACAGCCTCTAAAGTGCCCACCTCTACAACCTCTAAAGTGCCCTCTACAGTGCCTCGTAGACTCAG GCTTGCCCACCGTTAA
- the LOC121705667 gene encoding mucin-13-like isoform X5, with the protein MISFPLWLFMVALSGCSTAVHAGLLGGHPCSTVLASAASTVPSSTASTVPASTVPASAVPTSTASKVPTSTASKVPTSTASAVSSSTVPTSTASKVPTSTASKVPTSTASKVPTSTASAVSSSTAPTSTASKVPTSTASKVPTSTASAVSSSTVPTSTAPTSTASKVPTSTASAVSSSTAPTSTASKVPTSTAPTSTASKVPTSTASKVPTSTASAVSSSTAPTSTASKVPTSTVPTSTASKVPTSTASKVPSSTVPSSTASKVPTSTTSKVPSTVPRRLRLAHR; encoded by the exons ATGATTTCATTTCCACTGTGGCTCTTCATGGTGGCACTGA GTGGGTGTTCCACTGCAGTACACGCTG GCCTACTTGGAGGGCACCCCTGCTCTACAGTGCTCGCCTCTGCAGCCTCTACAGTGCCCTCCTCTACAGCCTCTACAGTGCCCGCCTCTACAGTGCCCGCCTCTGCA GTGCCCACCTCTACAGCCTCCAAAGTGCCCACCTCTACAGCCTCCAAAGTGCCCACCTCTACAGCCTCCGCAGTGTCCTCCTCTACAGTGCCCACCTCTACAGCCTCTAAAGTGCCCACCTCTACAGCCTCTAAAGTGCCCACCTCTACAGCCTCTAAAGTGCCCAcctctacagcctctgcagtgTCCTCCTCTACAGCGCCCACCTCTACAGCCTCCAAAGTGCCCACCTCTACAGCCTCCAAAGTGCCCACCTCTACAGCCTCCGCAGTGTCCTCCTCTACAGTGCCCACCTCTACAGCGCCCACCTCTACAGCCTCTAAAGTGCCCAcctctacagcctctgcagtgTCCTCCTCTACAGCGCCCACCTCTACAGCCTCCAAAGTGCCCACCTCTACAGCGCCCACCTCTACAGCCTCTAAAGTGCCCACCTCTACAGCCTCTAAAGTGCCCAcctctacagcctctgcagtgTCCTCCTCTACAGCGCCCACCTCTACAGCCTCCAAAGTGCCCACCTCTACAGTGCCCACCTCTACAGCCTCTAAAGTGCCCACCTCTACAGCCTCTAAAGTGCCCTCCTCTACAGTGCCCTCCTCTACAGCCTCTAAAGTGCCCACCTCTACAACCTCTAAAGTGCCCTCTACAGTGCCTCGTAGACTCAG GCTTGCCCACCGTTAA
- the LOC121705667 gene encoding mucin-13-like isoform X6: MISFPLWLFMVALSGCSTAVHAGLLGGHPCSTVLASAASTVPSSTASTVPASTVPTSTASKVPTSTASKVPTSTASAVSSSTVPTSTASKVPTSTASKVPTSTASKVPTSTASAVSSSTAPTSTASKVPTSTASKVPTSTASAVSSSTVPTSTAPTSTASKVPTSTASAVSSSTAPTSTASKVPTSTAPTSTASKVPTSTASKVPTSTASAVSSSTAPTSTASKVPTSTVPTSTASKVPTSTASKVPSSTVPSSTASKVPTSTTSKVPSTVPRRLRLAHR, encoded by the exons ATGATTTCATTTCCACTGTGGCTCTTCATGGTGGCACTGA GTGGGTGTTCCACTGCAGTACACGCTG GCCTACTTGGAGGGCACCCCTGCTCTACAGTGCTCGCCTCTGCAGCCTCTACAGTGCCCTCCTCTACAGCCTCTACAGTGCCCGCCTCTACA GTGCCCACCTCTACAGCCTCCAAAGTGCCCACCTCTACAGCCTCCAAAGTGCCCACCTCTACAGCCTCCGCAGTGTCCTCCTCTACAGTGCCCACCTCTACAGCCTCTAAAGTGCCCACCTCTACAGCCTCTAAAGTGCCCACCTCTACAGCCTCTAAAGTGCCCAcctctacagcctctgcagtgTCCTCCTCTACAGCGCCCACCTCTACAGCCTCCAAAGTGCCCACCTCTACAGCCTCCAAAGTGCCCACCTCTACAGCCTCCGCAGTGTCCTCCTCTACAGTGCCCACCTCTACAGCGCCCACCTCTACAGCCTCTAAAGTGCCCAcctctacagcctctgcagtgTCCTCCTCTACAGCGCCCACCTCTACAGCCTCCAAAGTGCCCACCTCTACAGCGCCCACCTCTACAGCCTCTAAAGTGCCCACCTCTACAGCCTCTAAAGTGCCCAcctctacagcctctgcagtgTCCTCCTCTACAGCGCCCACCTCTACAGCCTCCAAAGTGCCCACCTCTACAGTGCCCACCTCTACAGCCTCTAAAGTGCCCACCTCTACAGCCTCTAAAGTGCCCTCCTCTACAGTGCCCTCCTCTACAGCCTCTAAAGTGCCCACCTCTACAACCTCTAAAGTGCCCTCTACAGTGCCTCGTAGACTCAG GCTTGCCCACCGTTAA
- the LOC121705667 gene encoding endochitinase A1-like isoform X1, whose amino-acid sequence MISFPLWLFMVALSGCSTAVHAGLLGGHPCSTVLASAASTVPSSTASTVPASTVPASAVPTSTASKVPTSTASAVSSSTAPTSTASKVPTSTASKVPTSTASKVPTSTASAVSSSTVPTSTASKVPTSTASKVPTSTASKVPTSTASAVSSSTAPTSTASKVPTSTASKVPTSTASAVSSSTVPTSTAPTSTASKVPTSTASAVSSSTAPTSTASKVPTSTAPTSTASKVPTSTASKVPTSTASAVSSSTAPTSTASKVPTSTVPTSTASKVPTSTASKVPSSTVPSSTASKVPTSTTSKVPSTVPRRLRLAHR is encoded by the exons ATGATTTCATTTCCACTGTGGCTCTTCATGGTGGCACTGA GTGGGTGTTCCACTGCAGTACACGCTG GCCTACTTGGAGGGCACCCCTGCTCTACAGTGCTCGCCTCTGCAGCCTCTACAGTGCCCTCCTCTACAGCCTCTACAGTGCCCGCCTCTACAGTGCCCGCCTCTGCAGTGCCCACCTCTACAGCCTCTAAAGTGCCCAcctctacagcctctgcagtgTCCTCCTCTACAGCGCCCACCTCTACAGCCTCCAAAGTGCCCACCTCTACAGCCTCCAAAGTGCCCACCTCTACAGCCTCCAAAGTGCCCACCTCTACAGCCTCCGCAGTGTCCTCCTCTACAGTGCCCACCTCTACAGCCTCTAAAGTGCCCACCTCTACAGCCTCTAAAGTGCCCACCTCTACAGCCTCTAAAGTGCCCAcctctacagcctctgcagtgTCCTCCTCTACAGCGCCCACCTCTACAGCCTCCAAAGTGCCCACCTCTACAGCCTCCAAAGTGCCCACCTCTACAGCCTCCGCAGTGTCCTCCTCTACAGTGCCCACCTCTACAGCGCCCACCTCTACAGCCTCTAAAGTGCCCAcctctacagcctctgcagtgTCCTCCTCTACAGCGCCCACCTCTACAGCCTCCAAAGTGCCCACCTCTACAGCGCCCACCTCTACAGCCTCTAAAGTGCCCACCTCTACAGCCTCTAAAGTGCCCAcctctacagcctctgcagtgTCCTCCTCTACAGCGCCCACCTCTACAGCCTCCAAAGTGCCCACCTCTACAGTGCCCACCTCTACAGCCTCTAAAGTGCCCACCTCTACAGCCTCTAAAGTGCCCTCCTCTACAGTGCCCTCCTCTACAGCCTCTAAAGTGCCCACCTCTACAACCTCTAAAGTGCCCTCTACAGTGCCTCGTAGACTCAG GCTTGCCCACCGTTAA
- the LOC121705667 gene encoding endochitinase A1-like isoform X2 — translation MISFPLWLFMVALSGCSTAVHAGLLGGHPCSTVLASAASTVPSSTASTVPASTVPASAVPTSTASKVPTSTASAVSSSTAPTSTASKVPTSTASKVPTSTASKVPTSTASAVSSSTVPTSTASKVPTSTASKVPTSTASKVPTSTASAVSSSTAPTSTASKVPTSTASKVPTSTASAVSSSTVPTSTAPTSTASKVPTSTASAVSSSTAPTSTASKVPTSTAPTSTASKVPTSTASKVPTSTASAVPTSTVPTSTASKVPTSTASKVPSSTVPSSTASKVPTSTTSKVPSTVPRRLRLAHR, via the exons ATGATTTCATTTCCACTGTGGCTCTTCATGGTGGCACTGA GTGGGTGTTCCACTGCAGTACACGCTG GCCTACTTGGAGGGCACCCCTGCTCTACAGTGCTCGCCTCTGCAGCCTCTACAGTGCCCTCCTCTACAGCCTCTACAGTGCCCGCCTCTACAGTGCCCGCCTCTGCAGTGCCCACCTCTACAGCCTCTAAAGTGCCCAcctctacagcctctgcagtgTCCTCCTCTACAGCGCCCACCTCTACAGCCTCCAAAGTGCCCACCTCTACAGCCTCCAAAGTGCCCACCTCTACAGCCTCCAAAGTGCCCACCTCTACAGCCTCCGCAGTGTCCTCCTCTACAGTGCCCACCTCTACAGCCTCTAAAGTGCCCACCTCTACAGCCTCTAAAGTGCCCACCTCTACAGCCTCTAAAGTGCCCAcctctacagcctctgcagtgTCCTCCTCTACAGCGCCCACCTCTACAGCCTCCAAAGTGCCCACCTCTACAGCCTCCAAAGTGCCCACCTCTACAGCCTCCGCAGTGTCCTCCTCTACAGTGCCCACCTCTACAGCGCCCACCTCTACAGCCTCTAAAGTGCCCAcctctacagcctctgcagtgTCCTCCTCTACAGCGCCCACCTCTACAGCCTCCAAAGTGCCCACCTCTACAGCGCCCACCTCTACAGCCTCTAAAGTGCCCACCTCTACAGCCTCTAAAGTGCCCAcctctacagcctctgca GTGCCCACCTCTACAGTGCCCACCTCTACAGCCTCTAAAGTGCCCACCTCTACAGCCTCTAAAGTGCCCTCCTCTACAGTGCCCTCCTCTACAGCCTCTAAAGTGCCCACCTCTACAACCTCTAAAGTGCCCTCTACAGTGCCTCGTAGACTCAG GCTTGCCCACCGTTAA
- the LOC121705667 gene encoding mucin-5AC-like isoform X3, with protein sequence MISFPLWLFMVALSGCSTAVHAGLLGGHPCSTVLASAASTVPSSTASTVPASTVPASAVPTSTASKVPTSTASAVSSSTAPTSTASKVPTSTASKVPTSTASKVPTSTASAVSSSTVPTSTASKVPTSTASAVSSSTAPTSTASKVPTSTASKVPTSTASAVSSSTVPTSTAPTSTASKVPTSTASAVSSSTAPTSTASKVPTSTAPTSTASKVPTSTASKVPTSTASAVSSSTAPTSTASKVPTSTVPTSTASKVPTSTASKVPSSTVPSSTASKVPTSTTSKVPSTVPRRLRLAHR encoded by the exons ATGATTTCATTTCCACTGTGGCTCTTCATGGTGGCACTGA GTGGGTGTTCCACTGCAGTACACGCTG GCCTACTTGGAGGGCACCCCTGCTCTACAGTGCTCGCCTCTGCAGCCTCTACAGTGCCCTCCTCTACAGCCTCTACAGTGCCCGCCTCTACAGTGCCCGCCTCTGCAGTGCCCACCTCTACAGCCTCTAAAGTGCCCAcctctacagcctctgcagtgTCCTCCTCTACAGCGCCCACCTCTACAGCCTCCAAAGTGCCCACCTCTACAGCCTCCAAAGTGCCCACCTCTACAGCCTCCAAAGTGCCCACCTCTACAGCCTCCGCAGTGTCCTCCTCTACA GTGCCCACCTCTACAGCCTCTAAAGTGCCCAcctctacagcctctgcagtgTCCTCCTCTACAGCGCCCACCTCTACAGCCTCCAAAGTGCCCACCTCTACAGCCTCCAAAGTGCCCACCTCTACAGCCTCCGCAGTGTCCTCCTCTACAGTGCCCACCTCTACAGCGCCCACCTCTACAGCCTCTAAAGTGCCCAcctctacagcctctgcagtgTCCTCCTCTACAGCGCCCACCTCTACAGCCTCCAAAGTGCCCACCTCTACAGCGCCCACCTCTACAGCCTCTAAAGTGCCCACCTCTACAGCCTCTAAAGTGCCCAcctctacagcctctgcagtgTCCTCCTCTACAGCGCCCACCTCTACAGCCTCCAAAGTGCCCACCTCTACAGTGCCCACCTCTACAGCCTCTAAAGTGCCCACCTCTACAGCCTCTAAAGTGCCCTCCTCTACAGTGCCCTCCTCTACAGCCTCTAAAGTGCCCACCTCTACAACCTCTAAAGTGCCCTCTACAGTGCCTCGTAGACTCAG GCTTGCCCACCGTTAA
- the LOC121705667 gene encoding uncharacterized protein KIAA0754-like isoform X4 produces MISFPLWLFMVALSGCSTAVHAGLLGGHPCSTVLASAASTVPSSTASTVPASTVPASAVPTSTASKVPTSTASAVSSSTAPTSTASKVPTSTASKVPTSTASKVPTSTASAVSSSTVPTSTASKVPTSTASKVPTSTASKVPTSTASAVSSSTAPTSTASKVPTSTASKVPTSTASAVSSSTVPTSTAPTSTASKVPTSTASAVSSSTAPTSTASKVPTSTAPTSTASKVPTSTASKVPTSTASAVSSSTAPTSTASKVPTSTVPTSTASKVPTSTASKVPPSTVPRRLRLAHR; encoded by the exons ATGATTTCATTTCCACTGTGGCTCTTCATGGTGGCACTGA GTGGGTGTTCCACTGCAGTACACGCTG GCCTACTTGGAGGGCACCCCTGCTCTACAGTGCTCGCCTCTGCAGCCTCTACAGTGCCCTCCTCTACAGCCTCTACAGTGCCCGCCTCTACAGTGCCCGCCTCTGCAGTGCCCACCTCTACAGCCTCTAAAGTGCCCAcctctacagcctctgcagtgTCCTCCTCTACAGCGCCCACCTCTACAGCCTCCAAAGTGCCCACCTCTACAGCCTCCAAAGTGCCCACCTCTACAGCCTCCAAAGTGCCCACCTCTACAGCCTCCGCAGTGTCCTCCTCTACAGTGCCCACCTCTACAGCCTCTAAAGTGCCCACCTCTACAGCCTCTAAAGTGCCCACCTCTACAGCCTCTAAAGTGCCCAcctctacagcctctgcagtgTCCTCCTCTACAGCGCCCACCTCTACAGCCTCCAAAGTGCCCACCTCTACAGCCTCCAAAGTGCCCACCTCTACAGCCTCCGCAGTGTCCTCCTCTACAGTGCCCACCTCTACAGCGCCCACCTCTACAGCCTCTAAAGTGCCCAcctctacagcctctgcagtgTCCTCCTCTACAGCGCCCACCTCTACAGCCTCCAAAGTGCCCACCTCTACAGCGCCCACCTCTACAGCCTCTAAAGTGCCCACCTCTACAGCCTCTAAAGTGCCCAcctctacagcctctgcagtgTCCTCCTCTACAGCGCCCACCTCTACAGCCTCCAAAGTGCCCACCTCTACAGTGCCCACCTCTACAGCCTCTAAAGTGCCCACCTCTACAGCCTCTAAAGTGCCC CCCTCTACAGTGCCTCGTAGACTCAG GCTTGCCCACCGTTAA
- the LOC121705667 gene encoding endochitinase A1-like isoform X9: MISFPLWLFMVALSGCSTAVHAGLLGGHPCSTVLASAASTVPSSTASTVPASTVPTSTASKVPTSTASKVPTSTASAVSSSTAPTSTASKVPTSTASKVPTSTASAVSSSTVPTSTAPTSTASKVPTSTASAVSSSTAPTSTASKVPTSTAPTSTASKVPTSTASKVPTSTASAVSSSTAPTSTASKVPTSTVPTSTASKVPTSTASKVPSSTVPSSTASKVPTSTTSKVPSTVPRRLRLAHR; the protein is encoded by the exons ATGATTTCATTTCCACTGTGGCTCTTCATGGTGGCACTGA GTGGGTGTTCCACTGCAGTACACGCTG GCCTACTTGGAGGGCACCCCTGCTCTACAGTGCTCGCCTCTGCAGCCTCTACAGTGCCCTCCTCTACAGCCTCTACAGTGCCCGCCTCTACA GTGCCCACCTCTACAGCCTCTAAAGTGCCCACCTCTACAGCCTCTAAAGTGCCCAcctctacagcctctgcagtgTCCTCCTCTACAGCGCCCACCTCTACAGCCTCCAAAGTGCCCACCTCTACAGCCTCCAAAGTGCCCACCTCTACAGCCTCCGCAGTGTCCTCCTCTACAGTGCCCACCTCTACAGCGCCCACCTCTACAGCCTCTAAAGTGCCCAcctctacagcctctgcagtgTCCTCCTCTACAGCGCCCACCTCTACAGCCTCCAAAGTGCCCACCTCTACAGCGCCCACCTCTACAGCCTCTAAAGTGCCCACCTCTACAGCCTCTAAAGTGCCCAcctctacagcctctgcagtgTCCTCCTCTACAGCGCCCACCTCTACAGCCTCCAAAGTGCCCACCTCTACAGTGCCCACCTCTACAGCCTCTAAAGTGCCCACCTCTACAGCCTCTAAAGTGCCCTCCTCTACAGTGCCCTCCTCTACAGCCTCTAAAGTGCCCACCTCTACAACCTCTAAAGTGCCCTCTACAGTGCCTCGTAGACTCAG GCTTGCCCACCGTTAA